Sequence from the Sphingobacteriaceae bacterium GW460-11-11-14-LB5 genome:
AAAAGAATTACTGGCTGGCGGAACAAAATTGATATATGATGCTGCCGGTGATATTGCCTGCCCGGCCAATACAGGATCGCAACGTTTGGCACAGACTAATGAGCCATTGGAAGCAAATTATTCGTTGAAACTAAGCACAATTTGTAACCCTAAATAAGATATATAAATCCTATAAGGTCTTAAAGACCTTATAGGATTATATTTTAACCCAGCGCCTGTGCTAAATCAGCGATAATATCATCTGCATGTTCTAAACCTACAGAAATACGGAGTAGGTTTTTAGGCGTTTTACTATCAGGGCCTTCTACGGAATAACGGTGCTCGATTAAACTTTCAACACCTCCTAAACTGGTCGCCTGCGCAAATAACTGAACTTTGTTGACCACTTTATGGGCAGCCTCAACATCTCCTTTAACCAGGAACGACATCATCCCACCAAAATCTTTCATTTGTTTCTTTGCAATATCGTGCTGTGGGTGACTTTCTAATCCAGGATAAAAAACAGCTTCAACATTTGGATGTGCGTTTAAATAGTCAGCGATAATCTTTCCATTTTCACAGTGTCCTTTCATGCGGTAAGCCAGTGTTTTAATACTTCTGGTTAATAGAAAACAATCGAAAGGAGAAGGCACCGCACCACCCGTTTGCTGGATGTTTTTGATTTTCTCCCAAAGCTCATCTTTTTTGGCCGTTACCAAAATTCCGCCGAGTACATCGCTGTGTCCGCCCAGGTATTTGGTGCTGCTGTGCATCACAATATCCGCACCCAGTAAAATTGGGTTTTGTAAAATTGGAGAAGCAAAAGTGCTATCGCAGGCCAATGTAATGTTTTTCGCCTTCGCGATCTTAGCAATTTCTTCGATATCGGTAACTTTTAATAAAGGATTGGATGGCGTTTCAATCCAGATCAGTTTGGTGTTGGATCTGATGCTCGCTTGTATCAGATCTAAATCGGTCTGGTCAATAAAGTCAAATTCCAAACTATCGTTAAAAATAGTAAGCAATTGTTTTTTAATTCCCCAATACATATCATCTGGCGCAATAATGTGGCTGCCGGGTTTTAAGGCCTGGAATAAAACCAGACCACAGGTGTTCCCCGAAGAAAAAGCCGCTGCATCCTCACCATATTCTAATTTGGCCACAGTGTTTTCTAAAGCAGACCGGTTTGGATTGCTTACCCTGCTATACATGTGTCCGCCCGGATAGCCGCCTTCTGCATCGCGAAAAAAAGTTGTCGACAGATTAAGAGGAGGAGTGACATCGCCTGTAATGCTTTTTACAAGATTAGAAGCGTGAATAGCAAGGGTTTCGGGTTTCATGGTCATTATTTTGATCGAAGTAATATCGGGATGTAATTTAATAATTTGGCGCTAATTTAAGGTTCGTAATGGTTTTGGCAAGATTTATGTAACAAGTTTGACGAAATTTAAATTAAACAAAAATGAAAAGATTATTTATAGCTATCGCAATAGCATGTTCTACTTTAGTAATGTTACAAAGTTGTAATACTGCAAAAAGAGTAACAGCAGGTGTAACAGGTAGCAGAGGTACAGTGGTTCGCGAATGGGTGGTGAGTAATGTAGCTTTAGAAGGATTGCCTGATGGCGCTGTGCAAGGTTTGTTTGGAGAGAAATCTTACAAATGTTTTCAGGGAAGTACATGGAATTTAACCAATAGCGGAAATGGTTCTTATACTTTGCCAGCATCAAGCGCTTGTGGTTCGGTAATGCAAACTATTTTCTGGTCGGCAGCACCTAAAGATCAAACCTTCCAGTTTAAGAAAATATTTGAAGGTGATAAAGCTAAAAATGTAACAGAAGGTTACCGTTTAGTATTAACTGATCTTTCTAGCACACAAATGATCTTAAAATCGCCAATCGAATTTGGTGGCAAAACTGCAAACATCGTTTTAACGTTTGTACCTGCAGCAAGATAATTAAATTTACCTACGAAAAACATATAGTGAAAGCACTTCTGAAAAGAAGTGCTTTTTTTGTTTACCGTCTTTTAGGATTGCCACGGAAACACGGATTTACATGGAGTCTCTTGGACTGTTTTATAGTAGGTTTTTAACCACAGATTAACACAGATATAAATTAGAATCAGGTTTTGTCTTACATATCTGGCCGTCAAGCGGGGAAACATCAATTTATACTGGAGTTTGACAGTTATTTTTCTGTGCCTTCCGTGTTTCCGTGGCTGATATTATTAAGCTTAAATGAGTTTTTAACTGGATACCCAATCAAAATCTGTGTTTATCTGTCCTGATCTGTGGTTAATTACAGCGATTGCTATCTTAAAATCGCGGTTTGTTACAAGAAAATGATTTTCAAATCGCCTCATTATTGTATTTTTGTTCAAAATAAATCAGGAATGAATACAACTGAGCAAGTTGAAAAAATATTAGCTGATACCAATTTATCAACTGAATTACAAAACATAGCACACAAAGTTCTTCACGGAGAACGCATTACCTTTGACGAAGGCGTTTACCTCTACGAACATGCCGAACTGGGCTACCTGGGGGTTCTGGCGAATTTTATCAGGGAGCAAAAACACGGTGATAAAACCTATTTCAACCGGAATTTCCATTTAGAACCGACCAATCTTTGTGTTTACGATTGCAAATTTTGCTCGTATTCCCGTTTAATCAAGCAAAAAGAAGAAGGATGGGCTTTAACGATGGAGCAAATGCTCGATATCGTTAAAAAATATGATGGAGAACCGGTAACCGAAGTACATATTGTAGGTGGCGTACTTCCTCAATATGATGTGGCCTTTTATGCTGCCTTATTTACAGCAATTAAACAGCATCGCCCCGATTTACATGTGAAAGCATTAACTCCTGTGGAGTATCATTATATTTTTAAGAAAGCCAAAATTGATTACGCAACAGGTATGCGTTTGATGAAAGAGGCTGGATTAGAATCGATACCAGGTGGTGGAGCCGAAATTTTTCACCCTGAGATCAGGGAACAGATTGCTAAAGACAAATGTACAGGCCAGCAATGGTTGGATATACACGAGGAATGGCATAAACTGGGTATGCGCAGTAATGCCACCATGCTTTATGGCCATATCGAAAAATACTGGCATCGCGTCGATCATATGGAAAAACTACGTGAATTACAGGATCGCACAGGTGGTTTCCAGACTTTTATCCCTTTAAAATTCAGAAATCAGCATAACCAGATGAGCAACGTGCCAGAATCTTCAGTGATTGAAGATTTAAGGAATTATGCCATCGCCCGTATCTACATGGATAATTTCGATCATATTAAAGCCTATTGGGCCATGATCAGTCGCGAAACTGCGCAGTTATCCTTAAATTATGGTGTTGACGATATTGACGGTACTTTAGATGATACCACCAAAATATACTCGATGGCTGGTGCTGAAGAGCAAACACCTGCAATGAGCACCAAAGAACTGGTGAATTTGATTAAACAGGTGGGCAGAAAGGCAATAGAACGCGATACTTTATACAATGTGGTGACCGATTTCGAGCATGTAGTTTTCGAAGAAGAAAAGAAACCGCAGTATTATAAGCTGCCGGTAGTGAATTAGGATTGTTATGATGATAGGATTTAACAACTTTTCGCAAAATCCAAAAATCAATAAATAAAAACGTTAATCCTGCAATCTTATAACCCTAAAAATCCCATTTTAATGGTCAAAGAAATATACATCATACGCCACGGCGAAACGGAACTTAACAGACAAGGCATAGTACAGGGCAGAGGTATAAATTCTGACTTAAATGATTTGGGCCGGGCACAGGCTGAAGCCTTTTACCAAACGTATAAAGACATCCCTTTTGATAAGATTTATACTTCCGAATTAAAACGTACCTGGCAAACCGTTCAAAAATTTATAGATGCTAAATTACCCTGGGAAAAACTTTCAGGCTTAGACGAGCTTGCCTGGGGCATTTGGGAAGGACAACCCAATACGGAACTTGCACGCGATGCTTTCCGTGAGATGTTACAAAGCTGGCAGGACGGAGATTATACGGCTCATTTCGAAGGTGGCGAAAGCGTTCAGGATGTTTACGAACGTTTAAAACAACCGATGGAAGTTTTAATGACCAGACCTGAAGAAAAAACAGTTTTACTGTGTATGCACGGCAGGGCAATGCGCGTTTTCTTATGTTTGTTACTAGGTAAACCATTAAGCGAAATGACTGAATTTCCACATCAGAATACCGTGCTTTATAAAATGGGTTTTGAGGATGGAAAATTTACTGTTCTTGAATTTAACAGTGCCATTCATTTAGACGGTTTAATAATTGAATAACTTTCTCAGTTCGTCATCCTGAACTTGTTTCAGGATCTTTTAGGACAGATGCTGAAATAAATTCAGCATGACGGCAACAATTAAAAGTAAATAACACCTTGAATAAGATTAAAATATCGGCAGTTGCCTATACCAATACCAAAGCTTTTATATACGGATTAACACATTCGGACATTATAAATAAAATTGATTTAAGTTTAGATATCCCTTCAGATTGTGCAGCCAAAGTGATTAACGGTCAGGTTGATATCGGTTTGATGCCAGTAGCGGCTATCCCTTTAGTTCCCAATGCCAATATTGTGGCCGATTATTGTATCGGAAGTGATGGAGGGGTGAACTCTGTATTCATTTTTAGTGAAGTTCCGGCCCGTGAAATTAAAACGGTCAGATTAGATAGCCACTCGCGTACATCAAATAATTTGGCTAAAGTATTGCTTAAGTTCCACTGGAAAAAGGAAGTGGAATTTACGACAGATCCGACTGCAAAAACGGATGCTTTTGTTTTAATAGGTGACCGAACTTTTGGTAAAAAAGACGATTTCGCTTATGCCTACGACATGGGTGAGGAATGGAAAAATTTTACCGGATTGCCTTTTATGTATGCGGCCTGGGTAGCCAATAAAGAAATCTCGCAAGAGTTTAAAGCCGAATTTAACGCGGCTTTAAAATTTGGACTGAAGCATAGAAAAGACGTTTTAAAGGAACTACCTGAAGTGCAAAATTTCGATCTGGAAGATTATTTATATCACCGGCTTCAATTTGATGTTACCGACGACAGAAGGAAAGCTTTAAAATTGTTTTTGGGATATATTGAGGAATTAGAAAAAGTAAGTACATAATAAAATCGTCATCTCGACTGTAGCTTAGTCCCGAACTTTCGGGAGAGAGATCTATAACAGATTTCTCGACTTCGTTGCACTCCGCTCGAAATGACGATTAATTATATTGAGTTATCACAAATCAATTTATTAGAAAAGTTATTTTTTGAAGTTTAATTAAACTAGTGACTTTTCATTTTTCCAGCCACTTTTTCCAATGTACTTTTTAACTTCGTTAAAGCGCCTGTAATGGCTAAATCGTAAGTATTACCCATATTGGTAACTGCAATAGGATCTTTTCCGGTAATTCTGGCTTCTAACAAACATCTTTTATCATCTAAGCCATCTTTACTGCCATTTTCATCTGATAAATGGACCTCCAGACGTGTAATTAAATCGCTATATCTGCTCAAACCTTCATTTAACTGCGTTTGAATTTTTTCATCGTATTCCTGGTGGATAGTTAAACTTTTGTCGGTATTCAGTTGGATCGTCATAATTAAAATATTAGTTGTAAATTATATAAGATTAACACACAACTTCCGGAAACGTTTTGAATTAGGGTTAATTGTTGATAATATGGTTAACTGTTTAAACTGTAAAAAGGGTTAATTGTTGAAGCAAGAAAATTATTATGCAACCGGGTAACAGACCATTGTATCTAAACCTGATAGGAGCGGGCACGAGTGTAACGAAGTAAAGCGGATAGCAGGACTACAAGATCCGAAATGCACAGCACCCTTCATTTTCTAGACCTAGTTAACTGTTTAAACTGTAAAAAGGGTTAACTGTTGAAGCAAGAAAATTATTATGCAACTGGGTAACAGACCATTATACCTAAACCTGATGGGAGCGAACACGAGTGTAACGAAGTAAAGCGGATAGCAGGACTACACACCCCGAAATGCACAGCACCTTTCATTTCTAATCCTGGTTAGTTATTTAAATTGATGAACAACTATGCCTACCAATAACCGATTCGATGCATTACTCGTTTAAGCAAAACGACCAAGCTTGCTAACAATCTTTTAACTTTTCAACAAAACAGCTGTAAAATGCTTATTCGTGTTATCTTTATGGCTTTTGTAAATTAATTTCAGTTTTGGCTAAAGACACGAATAAAGAAACCCCGTTAATGCAGCAATACAACGCGATTAAAGCGAAGTATCCGGGCGCACTTTTACTATTTAGGGTTGGCGATTTTTATGAAACGTTTGGCGAAGATGCCATTAAAACGGCACAGATTTTAGGCATCGTATTAACCAGAAGAGGTACCGGCCCTAATGGCGGTGCTTTAGAACTGGCTGGCTTTCCACATCATTCTTTGGATAACTACTTATCTAAACTGGTGAGGGCAGGACAACGCGTGGCCATTTGCGATCAGCTCGAAGATCCTAAAACTACAAAAACTATTGTTAAACGTGGTGTAACAGAATTGGTTACGCCCGGAGTAGCTTACGGTGATAACATAGTCAATCAGAAATCGAACAATTTCCTTGCCTGTGTTTTCTTTGATAAAACACAACTGGGGGTTTCATTTTTAGATATATCAACAGGTGAATTTCTAATTGCACAAGGTAACAGCGATTATATTGATAAACTTTTGCAGGGTTTTAAGCCAACAGAGGTTATTTTTCAGAAATCGAAACGCCAGGCCTTTACCGAGAACTTCGGCGATCGTTTTTACACCTTTGGTTTAGACGAATGGCCTTTTACAAGCGATTTCGGAAACGAAACGCTGATGAAACACTTCGAGGTTTCTTCGTTAAAAGGTTTTGGTGTAGAACGTTTGCAGAGCGGAATTGTAGCTGCAGGTGTAATTTTACACTATCTGGGCGAAACCGAGCACCGTAATCTGCAGCATATCAGTTCAATAGGTCGTATTGAAGAAGACCGCTACATGTGGTTAGATCGCTTTACGATCCGTAACCTGGAGCTGGTAAATTCGCCGAACGACAACGCCGTAACCTTGTTCGATATTCTGGATCATACCTGTACGCCAATGGGTGCACGTTTGTTGCAGAAGTGGATTATTATGCCATTAAAAGAGTTGAAGCCTATTCAGGAACGTCTTGGTATGGTGGAGTATTTTGTAAAACATGAAGAGCTACAAGGGGAATTTTTAAGTAACATTAAACAGATTGGCGATTTAGAACGACTGATTTCTAAAGTTGGTCTGCAACGTGTTGGTCCGAGAGAATTAGTCGCATTAAAACGTGCACTTTACCATATTGAAGCCGTTAAAAAACTGGCTGCCGATTCTAAAAATCCTTTCCTGATTAAAATAGCGGATCAGTTGAATCCATGTTTGGCCATTAGGGAAAGAATTGAAAGGGAATTGCAGCCTGATCCACCGGCATTGCTGATTAAAGGAAATGTAATTGCCGACGGCATTGATGAAGATTTAGACCGTTTGCGTAAAATTGCCTTTGGTGGTAAGGATTACCTGGTGCAGATACAGAAACGTGAAGCAGAAGCAACCGGAATCCCATCTTTAAAAATTGCCTTCAACAATGTTTTTGGTTACTATTTAGAGGTTACACATACCCACAAAGATAAAGTGCCGGCAGGCTGGATCCGTAAACAAACGCTGGTAAATGCCGAGCGTTACATTACACCGGAGCTTAAAGAATACGAAGATCAAATTTTAGGTGCAGAGGAAAAGATACAAGCCATTGAAATCCGCCTGTATAATGAACTGATGTACGAAACAGCCAGTTACATTAAACCGATCCAGCTCGATTCGTTTTTAATTGCACAGCTTGATTGTTTATTGTGTTTTGCACAATTGGCGGCTAAGAATCATTATAACAAACCTAAGGTTACCGAAAATAAGGTGCTTGACATTAAAGGTGGCCGTCACCCGGTAATTGAAAAACAATTGCCTGTAGGGCAGGAGTACATCACTAATGATGTGTATCTGGATACCGATAGTCAGCAAATTATTATGATTACCGGACCCAACATGGCGGGTAAGTCGGCCATTTTAAGACAAACCGCGCTGATTGTATTGATGGCACAAATGGGCTCTTTCGTTCCGGCTAAAGATGCTGAAGTAGGTATTGTAGACAAGATATTTACCCGCGTAGGGGCATCTGATAATATTTCTTCAGGAGAAAGTACATTCATGGTCGAAATGAATGAGACTGCCAGTATTTTGAATAATATTTCGGATGATAGTTTGATTTTACTCGATGAAATTGGTCGCGGAACCAGTACCTATGATGGTATTTCAATCGCCTGGGCCATTGCCGAATTTTTACACCAGCACCCAACCGCGCGACCAAAAACATTGTTCGCCACGCACTACCATGAGCTAAACGAACTGGCCAATACCATGCCGCGCATCAAAAACTTTAATGTATCGGTAAAAGAAATGACCAATAAGGTAATCTTTTTACGGAAGCTGGTTCCAGGTGGCAGTGAACATAGTTTTGGTATACACGTAGCGAAAATGGCGGGGATGCCAACAAAATTAATTGGTCGTGCGAATGAGATCCTGAAAAAACTGGAAATAGACAGAACCGAGGGACAAAGCATTAAAGACAGTATTAAAAAAGTGCAGAACCAGGCTTATCAGTTACAGATGTTTGCCATCGATGATCCTGTTCTAGTGAAAATCCGTGATACGCTGAATAATTTGGATGTAAATGCGTTAACTCCTGTTGAAGCTTTGCTTAAATTGGACGAAATACAGCGATTGATTAAGAATTAGGAAAGGTTAGAGGTTTAGGGTGTAAGGCTGAAGTTAGGTGTAAGGTTTGAGGCTTAAGTATCTCAAGACCAAAAATATTGATGCCTTTGAAATAATATTAAAATCTAAGCCTTACACTGAAAAATAAGCTTAATATAAGAATAACAATTTAGTGACCATAAAATTGACACGATGGAAATAACCTTAAACCTTCCACCTTATGCCTTACGCCTCAAAAATATTTTTTACTTAATAACACTCATAGTTTTTCTTTCGTCTTGCGGTAGCCGGAAATACACCGTTAAAAGTGATACGAAAGCTTCAAAGGCGGCAGATGCGATGGCAAATTTACAAAGCAAACCACTTTATCGTTTCATTACCGACTGGACAGGTGTTAAATACCGTTTTGGTGGTTTAGATAAAGGCGGAATTGACTGTTCTGGTTTTGCTTTTTTATTGGAGAAAGAAATTTATGGGGTTACACTTCCGCGCATTTCACGCGAGCAGGCCAATGTGGTGAGACGTAAAAGTATCGATAATTTAAAGGAAGGAGATTTGGTGTTTTTCTCTTTTGGTGGCAATGATGTAGATCATGTAGGCGTATACCTCAACAATGGTTTTTTTGTGCATGCCAGCACGACCAGAGGTGTAATTGTTGATGATTTAACTTTACCTGCCTACCAAAGGGTATTGGTAAAATCGGGATCGGTGAATTAGTTAATTCCTATACTTGTCGTCATGCTGAACTTGTTTCAGCATCTTATTAGTGAAAATGAATTACGATGAGTATTATTCTTTAAAGACCCTGAAACAAGTTCAGGGTGACGGACATTAAAAATAAAACAATCTTCACCAAATTTCGTTATTCATCTATGCGTATATTTTTCATAATCTGCTTATCTTTAATTACTTATTCTGTTAGTGCGCAGGTTAAATTGCTCAAACTGGATGATCTGGATAAACGTATGGCCAATGGAAAAGATACAACCTATGTAATCAATTTCTGGGCAACCTGGTGCGGGCCATGTGTGGCAGAGTTGCCGAATTTCGAGAAATTGCGTTTAGCCAATTTAAAAAAGCCGGTTAAAGTGCTTTTGGTGAGTTTGGATTTTAAATCAAAATTGCAAAAGGAAGTGATTCCATTTGTGTTGAACAATAAAATTAATGCGGAGGTATTTCTTTTAAATGAACCGGATCAGCAACAGTATATTGAACGGGTTGACAAAAAATGGTCTGGTGCTATTCCGGCTACACTGTTTGTGAACAAAAAAAGCAGGCATTTTTACGAAAAGGAATTTACAGAGACTGAACTGAAAAATACTTTGTTAAACTTAAAATAGATCGTAATGAAAAGATTAATTTTAATGGCTTTTATGCTGATCTCAGGATTCGCATTTGCACAGACTGAAGGTTATAAAGTGGGTGATGTAGTTAAAGATTTCTCGCTTAAAAACGTAAACAACAAAATGGTTGCCCTGGCCGATTATAAGGATGCAAAGGGTTATATTGTTGTTTTTACCTGTAATACTTGCCCCGTGGCAAAAGCTTATCAAGACCGTATCTCGGCCTTAAATGCAACTTACGCCGCAAAGGGTTATCCGGTGGTGGCCATTAATCCAAACGATGCTGGAGCTGTTCCTGATGAAAGCTTCCAGAAAATGCAGGCATTGGCTTCAGAAAAGAAATTAAATTTCCCTTATCTGTTAGATCCCGATCACGTCGTAACCAAACAGTTTGGCGCAACCAGAACGCCACATGTTTTTGTGCTGAACAAAACCGACAAAGGAAATGTAGTGGAATACATTGGCGCTATCGATAATGATCCGGAAGAAGCAAACAGCACCAAAGTGGAGTATGTTAAAAATGCAGTAAACGAATTATCAATTGGTAAAAAACCTGCAATTGTATCAACTAAAGCTGTTGGCTGTGGTATAAAATGGAAAAAAGGTTAAACAAAAACATGACAGCGTCTGGGTGAAATCGCCTTTAGTATGCATACTCTTGTTTTAAATATAGCTTAACCACCATTGCCGGTGTTTTTCTTTATATTGTTTAAACCATCTGCATGGAAGATACAGAGAGGCTACCACACAAATCCATATCAAATAAACTATTGGTAAACTAAAGCCAAATGCTGCTGGTCTAAATAAAAACGGAACCTGTATGATTTCTTTGGTGTGATGCCCTGTGGCAAAAAACACCACGATTAACAGGGTATGCAACAGATAAAAATGCAGTACATAGTAAAAGAAAGGCACGGCTCCGTACACAGAAGTTATCCTGGTGAACCGGTTTCTTAGGTTTTCGGTGAAAGCCAAAAACAGCATCGCCGGACCTAAAGTCATGGCCGTATATTGTAAGGAAGGTGGATATTTGGTTACATTAAAAAAGGCGAGTAGATTCTTAAAAAAGTCGTGATATTCTTTTCGCGGCGCGGGATCGCCATAGATATTGATCAACCTTAGGGAGATAAATACAAATATAGTGAGCAAACCTATAATTAATAAATTGCGCTGTCTGCGCTCAGCAACGTAACCTTTTTTATACCAGGCACCAATTCCATAGCCTACAAA
This genomic interval carries:
- a CDS encoding cystathionine gamma-synthase gives rise to the protein MKPETLAIHASNLVKSITGDVTPPLNLSTTFFRDAEGGYPGGHMYSRVSNPNRSALENTVAKLEYGEDAAAFSSGNTCGLVLFQALKPGSHIIAPDDMYWGIKKQLLTIFNDSLEFDFIDQTDLDLIQASIRSNTKLIWIETPSNPLLKVTDIEEIAKIAKAKNITLACDSTFASPILQNPILLGADIVMHSSTKYLGGHSDVLGGILVTAKKDELWEKIKNIQQTGGAVPSPFDCFLLTRSIKTLAYRMKGHCENGKIIADYLNAHPNVEAVFYPGLESHPQHDIAKKQMKDFGGMMSFLVKGDVEAAHKVVNKVQLFAQATSLGGVESLIEHRYSVEGPDSKTPKNLLRISVGLEHADDIIADLAQALG
- a CDS encoding aminofutalosine synthase MqnE → MNTTEQVEKILADTNLSTELQNIAHKVLHGERITFDEGVYLYEHAELGYLGVLANFIREQKHGDKTYFNRNFHLEPTNLCVYDCKFCSYSRLIKQKEEGWALTMEQMLDIVKKYDGEPVTEVHIVGGVLPQYDVAFYAALFTAIKQHRPDLHVKALTPVEYHYIFKKAKIDYATGMRLMKEAGLESIPGGGAEIFHPEIREQIAKDKCTGQQWLDIHEEWHKLGMRSNATMLYGHIEKYWHRVDHMEKLRELQDRTGGFQTFIPLKFRNQHNQMSNVPESSVIEDLRNYAIARIYMDNFDHIKAYWAMISRETAQLSLNYGVDDIDGTLDDTTKIYSMAGAEEQTPAMSTKELVNLIKQVGRKAIERDTLYNVVTDFEHVVFEEEKKPQYYKLPVVN
- a CDS encoding histidine phosphatase family protein translates to MVKEIYIIRHGETELNRQGIVQGRGINSDLNDLGRAQAEAFYQTYKDIPFDKIYTSELKRTWQTVQKFIDAKLPWEKLSGLDELAWGIWEGQPNTELARDAFREMLQSWQDGDYTAHFEGGESVQDVYERLKQPMEVLMTRPEEKTVLLCMHGRAMRVFLCLLLGKPLSEMTEFPHQNTVLYKMGFEDGKFTVLEFNSAIHLDGLIIE
- a CDS encoding radical SAM protein; this translates as MNKIKISAVAYTNTKAFIYGLTHSDIINKIDLSLDIPSDCAAKVINGQVDIGLMPVAAIPLVPNANIVADYCIGSDGGVNSVFIFSEVPAREIKTVRLDSHSRTSNNLAKVLLKFHWKKEVEFTTDPTAKTDAFVLIGDRTFGKKDDFAYAYDMGEEWKNFTGLPFMYAAWVANKEISQEFKAEFNAALKFGLKHRKDVLKELPEVQNFDLEDYLYHRLQFDVTDDRRKALKLFLGYIEELEKVST
- a CDS encoding DNA mismatch repair protein MutS codes for the protein MAKDTNKETPLMQQYNAIKAKYPGALLLFRVGDFYETFGEDAIKTAQILGIVLTRRGTGPNGGALELAGFPHHSLDNYLSKLVRAGQRVAICDQLEDPKTTKTIVKRGVTELVTPGVAYGDNIVNQKSNNFLACVFFDKTQLGVSFLDISTGEFLIAQGNSDYIDKLLQGFKPTEVIFQKSKRQAFTENFGDRFYTFGLDEWPFTSDFGNETLMKHFEVSSLKGFGVERLQSGIVAAGVILHYLGETEHRNLQHISSIGRIEEDRYMWLDRFTIRNLELVNSPNDNAVTLFDILDHTCTPMGARLLQKWIIMPLKELKPIQERLGMVEYFVKHEELQGEFLSNIKQIGDLERLISKVGLQRVGPRELVALKRALYHIEAVKKLAADSKNPFLIKIADQLNPCLAIRERIERELQPDPPALLIKGNVIADGIDEDLDRLRKIAFGGKDYLVQIQKREAEATGIPSLKIAFNNVFGYYLEVTHTHKDKVPAGWIRKQTLVNAERYITPELKEYEDQILGAEEKIQAIEIRLYNELMYETASYIKPIQLDSFLIAQLDCLLCFAQLAAKNHYNKPKVTENKVLDIKGGRHPVIEKQLPVGQEYITNDVYLDTDSQQIIMITGPNMAGKSAILRQTALIVLMAQMGSFVPAKDAEVGIVDKIFTRVGASDNISSGESTFMVEMNETASILNNISDDSLILLDEIGRGTSTYDGISIAWAIAEFLHQHPTARPKTLFATHYHELNELANTMPRIKNFNVSVKEMTNKVIFLRKLVPGGSEHSFGIHVAKMAGMPTKLIGRANEILKKLEIDRTEGQSIKDSIKKVQNQAYQLQMFAIDDPVLVKIRDTLNNLDVNALTPVEALLKLDEIQRLIKN
- a CDS encoding hydrolase translates to MEITLNLPPYALRLKNIFYLITLIVFLSSCGSRKYTVKSDTKASKAADAMANLQSKPLYRFITDWTGVKYRFGGLDKGGIDCSGFAFLLEKEIYGVTLPRISREQANVVRRKSIDNLKEGDLVFFSFGGNDVDHVGVYLNNGFFVHASTTRGVIVDDLTLPAYQRVLVKSGSVN
- a CDS encoding redoxin; translated protein: MRIFFIICLSLITYSVSAQVKLLKLDDLDKRMANGKDTTYVINFWATWCGPCVAELPNFEKLRLANLKKPVKVLLVSLDFKSKLQKEVIPFVLNNKINAEVFLLNEPDQQQYIERVDKKWSGAIPATLFVNKKSRHFYEKEFTETELKNTLLNLK
- a CDS encoding thioredoxin family protein, whose protein sequence is MKRLILMAFMLISGFAFAQTEGYKVGDVVKDFSLKNVNNKMVALADYKDAKGYIVVFTCNTCPVAKAYQDRISALNATYAAKGYPVVAINPNDAGAVPDESFQKMQALASEKKLNFPYLLDPDHVVTKQFGATRTPHVFVLNKTDKGNVVEYIGAIDNDPEEANSTKVEYVKNAVNELSIGKKPAIVSTKAVGCGIKWKKG